The Halobellus sp. MBLA0158 genome has a window encoding:
- a CDS encoding HEAT repeat domain-containing protein produces the protein MSDPDQPPTPDRLRTVLEEANHEKAATCLDRLGTADAETRKHALRAAREIAEERPHSFQDLADQCSAFLTDDDRAVRLTAAKLFVALSASEPAVVLSAVDALAGRLADEDEFYFVRARCAEALGYVAIEAPDEVADPETLADLRLGLAFDEPEVKEKLAKALAHVALGDPNRLRHHASSLAEHLDDEAELVRYYLCTALVVVGCAYPDKLAGAAGPLQARLDDANPYVVGRAAEAIGLLATSPVSVEWDRSLDDIETDHEDPPAFLIDRLSFCRQQLAPEQSGEAPDEVGTIASIRDEIDDVVEEMTASDDGSCPHCGLDLPEGGPPMCPQCGAPR, from the coding sequence CTCGAGGAAGCGAACCACGAGAAGGCGGCCACGTGTCTCGATCGGCTCGGTACGGCTGACGCTGAAACTCGCAAGCACGCGTTGCGGGCGGCTCGGGAGATAGCTGAAGAGCGGCCACACTCCTTCCAGGACCTCGCCGACCAGTGTTCGGCGTTCTTGACCGATGATGACCGCGCTGTCAGGCTGACGGCGGCGAAACTGTTCGTCGCGTTGAGCGCGTCGGAGCCGGCGGTCGTCCTCTCCGCTGTCGACGCGCTCGCTGGGCGTCTTGCGGACGAGGACGAGTTCTACTTCGTCCGGGCGCGTTGCGCCGAGGCGCTCGGATACGTCGCGATCGAGGCGCCCGACGAAGTCGCCGACCCGGAGACGCTCGCCGACCTCCGTCTCGGACTGGCGTTCGACGAACCGGAGGTCAAAGAGAAGCTCGCGAAGGCACTGGCACACGTGGCGCTCGGCGATCCGAATCGACTCCGCCACCACGCGTCCTCGCTCGCCGAACACCTCGATGACGAGGCCGAACTCGTCCGGTATTATCTCTGTACGGCCCTGGTCGTTGTCGGGTGTGCATATCCTGATAAACTGGCCGGAGCAGCGGGACCGCTCCAAGCGCGACTCGACGATGCGAACCCGTACGTGGTGGGGCGAGCGGCCGAAGCGATCGGGTTACTCGCAACGTCCCCGGTGAGCGTTGAGTGGGACCGATCTCTCGACGATATCGAGACCGACCACGAGGACCCACCGGCCTTCTTGATCGACCGGCTGTCGTTCTGCCGACAGCAGCTCGCTCCCGAGCAGTCCGGCGAGGCTCCCGACGAGGTGGGCACGATCGCATCGATCCGAGACGAGATCGACGACGTGGTCGAGGAAATGACTGCCTCGGACGACGGGTCGTGTCCGCACTGCGGGCTCGATCTGCCCGAGGGGGGACCACCGATGTGTCCGCAGTGCGGGGCGCCCCGCTAA